The nucleotide sequence GAAGGAAATCACAAAGAacaaagaaagagaaagcaaagAATGAAGGAAGAGAATGTAGATAAAAAACGCtgagaaaatttgaaaatgaaaatgaaatcctTTTGAAAAATGCAGTTATATATTCGCGCATTTATTGAAAAATTAGTCAGATAGTGGCACGTGAGGTGAATTAGgttaaaaagacttgtatgtgtaaatgacttgtatgtggagaataattATTAAATCTTAGTGTTTTGACAGTAAACGCTATATTAGTAAGTGCCGACACAAAGCTTCCAAACTCAGTCATTTTCAAATTCAACATGTATGTTAACATTTCTAATAATTTTACcttctctaaaaaaaattttataacaaTCCTAAAACTAATTTTTTAGTCAAATACTTAAACCCTCCAATTTAAATCTTAGTACTTACACTCACTACAACAAATCCGGAAGGTAGCAGCAGTTTTAGAGTCAGATAGTTGCGGTTCTTTACCACCGTAAAATGTTTAGCAGCGGCTAAGTAACCGCTCCAAAATAAGCCGCGGACAAACAATTAGCGACAATTTTTGTTAACTGTTAGAATATTCACTACGAAATCAGCATTCAATTTTGCGATAGCAATACCCATTGTCATAGCTAAAAATGTGAATGCCTATCATTTTAGCTGTGGTTTGTAACCACcgccaaattaatttttttagtttattttttattattttatgtaaagttcaatatgtttatttcttttattttgactttttttgttagttttatttattagaaatgaattaaaataaagaacttttaatcaaattaaaaaacaaaatacTATAAAGAACAAAAATATATACGCAAAAacaatacatataataaaatagtcATCCGTGCATCATGCCTTAAAAATGAAAATGAGGTACTGTtagaaaaataaacattaaaTACTAAAACAAGTTAAATTCAATAGTATCTATTTCAGTTAACTCTAACATATCATTTTTATTGCAGGTCATGATTTCCAGAAGAAGATGGCTTTGCAAGCAATAAAATCTATGCACTCTCTAAAGAATCCAACTCTGCAGCAATGTCAGGTGGCAAATTGTCTCTTTGCTGTCGAATTAGATATTTCAAAAGATTCTCCATAGTCTAACTCTTGGCCTTCTTTTCTGCTGCCTCAACATCTAATGTTGCAATCATCCTCTTATACTCTTCAATTTGCACAACAAAATTCAACTGTTGTGTAGTAGTATTACCAAAAAGTTAGGTGGGACATGGTCCAACACCTAAGGCACGAACTCATCTTGGGTGCTCCTTTCCAAGAACTTGTTCAAGCGAATCATTTTGTGAAAGTTGCTTGGAGGATTCATCTTGGATCTCAATATTCGCAATTGCTTCCTATAGATATACCAGAATTGGGGTTATAATGATTTAAAATTATCATGATAAATACAATAAGAgaagtaaaaatttttaaaacattaATAACACCAACATTACGTGGATCGTCATGGATATACGAGCCATTTTTTTATGACTATGCTCCATAACTCTCCTCTACTAATGCGCTTTCCTTGTAGTTTCTCCTATAATATTGATATTGACACAATCATATAAATGACAACAGTATATTTAGGAAAATGAAGCAAAATCTAAAACACAAGTTAGTTGATATCTCTTCTGTTAGAATTGACATCTCTAGGCAGTTTGATCTCAATAAGGTTCCAAAAGAAGACAACGAAATTTTAGATAACCAACAAAGACAAGATGATGTGTATGTTGCAAAAAGGGGCTTCAATCTGAAGAAAAAACCATGATTTGGAGATGACTTATCAGAGGCATTATTGACAAAGTATTTCTAGCCAGGTCAATACGATATTGAAGAGAAATTTTAACCTTTTATTTTAAGACTTAGGTTGATTCCCTTAATTTAATGGTTTGGGTCACAGTATTACATATTTGTCTACTTTAAGATTTTCTTAATTTATGCCCAATtgaaatttgttttaattttataattcaaaCGTTGACTTATTTTTATAGTAAACGAGAAAATCTAATTAGTAAATTTGTTCACATAATtaatcaaaatatatttttttaattgattaatttttttttacataaaacaaattcaaaaatagtgTAACGATTTAAGTAACAGTGACTCAAACATATTTCTCAAAAAAAATTAGTGAGAGTTTAAATAGATTATATCCagttgattttttaaaaagagaATTCTTGAGTTAAATGTATTTTGCACAGTTAGAAAAAACCGCTGCTAATAGTTTATCTTGTATTACTTGCCGCAGGTACCGCCGCTAACACTACAAAAATAATCACTTTTAGTGgccatttattttgcttttagcggcaataaaaatagccGCTAATACATGTACCGGCAATTTGACATTAGCCGTCTTATGCTTCGTCGCTAAAAGGTTTTAGTAGCCATTATAACATTTGCCGGTAAAGACTATTTTAATGGCCGCAAAAAGTATATaacttttagcggccattttcttggcaatttatatggccactaaaaGTAATTCTAAGATTGCAACATTATTCACTTTTAGTTGCCATTATTATTGCCGCTAAAATTCATGTTACCGACAATTTATATGGCcgctaaaaaaattctaaaattataaCATTATTCACTTTAGCTGCTAttactattgccgctaaaatcttaaagactttttttttaattatactcaCTTTATTAGAACTAACGACCTATAATTttttctataataataataatgataatttgcatttgaattttgatcaataaaatttaaaacaagctTTCTATTAAAATGCTCTTTTTAACAAACTAGAATATTAAAAGCAGTATTTATCAATACATAATAGAGGTTTCTTTGTCATTTCATTGACttttaatatatttttcaaaaaataaaaaaaaaagccaaaataTGCTCAATCCTTCTAGGCTAATGGTACAACAAAGCCACCAACTATGGGTCCCACAACAGTTACAGTGATGCCAATTCCTATAACACCATCTGCATATATATAACAGATTGAAATTTCAGTTCAGTTAATATTCCAATActtattttaaaattcataaaactatAAACACCAtccaaatataaattaaatttgaaaaacaaGTCATACAACatccaaatatatatatataggcagaGAGCGCACACTCAAAACTGAAGCAATGATTGAATTATATCTCAGTGAAGTAAACTAATAGTTAGATCTACTCGACTTTCAAAAGTGAAAACAGTAAACATTCTCTTGAGTATAGTAAGTATATCAACAGCTCTCGAAAACAGGGTAGCACTAGAAAAATTGAATGAAATCCACTCATACAAAAACACACTAAAACATGCACTCTTAAACCAAAACTAAGTCATGCATCAATAAATATATAAAACCAAGCTTCACACCCAAATATAAACAGTGATAAGAAAAAGCATTCTGTCCAAACTTCATCAATTCGCACCTACAACATAACCTTTAACGCATGGAAATCCTTAGAAATGGAAATCCTTAGAAAACGTGATACTTATTCTCAACAACATATCCACTTCAAATGGATAACTATGAAGATCTTCCTTGCATCAAACGAACTCATGTTCGGTAAAATACAACATACGTTTGCTAGGAACTAATATTATAAGTAAACTACTGTTTAAACTAGGAAGTAATCAACTAAGCTATGTTTTAACCattaaaaaatcaataataaatGCTTTATTTGGTGTGTCCAACTTAAGGTTTCAACTATAATAAAGTACATTTTAGCACTACTATATTTTGTTTCGTTTAGATAGATcagatattaatttttttggtatatCAATATTATGAATATAACAACTATATATTCCATAATAATTTAACTACTTATGCTTATATTTTGAATCAAGTTATAAACCTTTATTTCAATAATCTAAAGGGAATAAGAACAAAAATCATTGACCCATTTTTTATGTGTTGTCAAAACACTGAAACAGCATATCTTAATAAGTAGTTGGTATTAGTTAATTAGTGCTGGATTCAAACAATAATAGATAAAGATATAATCTTTCAAGAAAATAACTATTAGCATTGAACCTGATTTTAAGTGCTGGATGGTGCTAACTCATGACCACTATTAGCATCAGAAATCTCTAATAAATGCAGTaatgtcaaattaaaaaaaaaaaacaattcacaagaaaaaatttcaaatttcaaaaattacctACATAAAACTTGTCTCATAAAAGATAATTCAGCAaacattttattttgattttctttcatcaacttcatttcttcttcatgTTTCTCCTTTAGCACCTTTAttttttgttgtaatttttgAGCAACCTCATTAGCTAAAGCATCTGAAGCAAATTTACCATAAGATGATTTATTACCCCACAATAAAAAAGGTGTTTGACCAAGTCCTAAACCACGTTCGTAACCACTTCTATCACTTCCCAATACTTGAGAATAAACATCTCCTTTCCAAGCAACACCATTAATAGATTCTTCATTAGATAGCTTGCCATTATTCAACTTCTCTTCAATTAGTTCCTATATAGAAAAAACTAAATGTTACAATTGAGTGAAGCTAAAAAGGAGGATACATGTATGTTTCTATTTTAGAACTAAATGCATGATTTAGTTCCTTTATACTTTTCAATCACAGCAACAAGAAGATACAAATTCATAAATTTTACCACTGCTTTTGTAGACTCCTCATCCAATGGTCTACCATCCTTACGCCTTTTATGAATTTTGAGAAAAATCTCTGCTCGTGAAGGTTCGATTCCATCCTTGGCCTAACAAAATGACAAAGTCAAAAGAGAAGTGAAAATGTGCAAatgttcaaaaaagaaaaaatttcagtGTTCTCATATAATATATATTGTGCTGCGTTGCTAATGGTTCTAGAAAAAAAATAGTACAGTTTTATAAAATATCTGAAATAAAAATTACGCATAAGTACCAGTTCATCCATCAATGTTGCAATGCTTTTGGATCCTCCCGTGTGAGGCATTTTTTGCTTTGCCCTATTAATCCTATTTGCTTGGGTACGTTTCTGTCATAACACATTATGGATTAGTAAAATACACTACTACACACACGTGCCattatttctctatttttctattttctatatcTATACAGTTTCAGTAAAATAGTAAGTTCTATTTCTCCATGCATGTTCATAGAATCTACGTTGGCCTAAGTAATTTGCTGCAGTTATGGCagaattagaattaaaaaataagaaaatgctaATAAAACAAAGGAAGACAACCCTTATTAGATTCAGTAATAATATTTATCTTATATTTACATGTTAGTTAAGGCTTTCAAAGTACCTTTGCTTTATCAGAGAACCAATATGAGACAAGACCAATCCATTGATCTCTTGGGATTCGTTATGGCCTATTCTTCAATAAAACATCTTTGGTTTTGTACTGTCCCAAATATATACCCTTTAAGTCACATTTATAATCTTTCTATTTCTTCCCAATTGATATTTTTACAAATTTCTCACCACGTACTGGGATAGaaaacttcttctacaaaatgtTCAAGCAATTTCTTaatgaatcaaattaaattaaattagaatccaTTAAGAATAATAAATTCTTACCCTCACAATTTTCAGCAACTTGTTTTTCTCCTCTTTATCATAACATCTCCAGTCATCTATGTTTAAAGGCATTATTGAAGGAGTTCTAGCTAGAATACCAAGAAAACTAGCAAGCTTTCTGCCTTCTTTTCTTATAGCTTGATTGCGGTTATTAAACTGCACATCAATTGTCTTTCGACGAGGCATGTTCCAAATTTTTTTCAACAATGTAGGTCCTCTAACCCTCTTTGCCTCTAGATGACATAACAAAAAAATGCAATTATTCAGTGAAAAGAAATATGAAAATATAACAATATCATATTTGAAGCAATAATAATATCACCTAATTCTTCATCTTGCTCAGAATTTATACTATCAGAAATATTGGGAG is from Arachis ipaensis cultivar K30076 chromosome B01, Araip1.1, whole genome shotgun sequence and encodes:
- the LOC110265345 gene encoding uncharacterized protein LOC110265345; the protein is MPHTGGSKSIATLMDELAKDGIEPSRAEIFLKIHKRRKDGRPLDEESTKAVELIEEKLNNGKLSNEESINGVAWKGDVYSQVLGSDRSGYERGLGLGQTPFLLWDGVIGIGITVTVVGPIVGGFVEAIANIEIQDESSKQLSQNDSLEQLNFVVQIEEYKRMIATLDVEAAEKKAKS
- the LOC110268715 gene encoding uncharacterized protein LOC110268715 gives rise to the protein MASKRHKLIEDNDLESAVSSTDLRVPKKSRVRFVEEENYVDEVLPFMEQLLNDENLSQTPNISDSINSEQDEELEAKRVRGPTLLKKIWNMPRRKTIDVQFNNRNQAIRKEGRKLASFLGILARTPSIMPLNIDDWRCYDKEEKNKLLKIVRVRIYYS